The proteins below come from a single Pyramidobacter porci genomic window:
- the nifJ gene encoding pyruvate:ferredoxin (flavodoxin) oxidoreductase: protein MAKQIMTIDGNEAAAHVSYAFTEVATIYPITPSSPMAEHVDEWSARGRKNLFGQRVHLMEMQAEFGAAAAMHGALESGALATSYTASQGLMLMIPPMYRIAGQLMPGVLHVSARTVGTHAFSIFGDHSDVMAVRQTGFAMLSSGSVQEVADLAAVPHLAAIAGSVPSVHFFDGFRTSHEIQKIEMLSYDDFGEMLDKEALLAFRKRSLNSDRPVQRSTVQNPDVLFQAREACNRYYLRMPYIVQSYMNRINALTGRSYHLFDYYGDPRAERVVIAMGSVSGCLQEVVDELRSHGQKVGFLQVHLYRPFSAEHFLTALPGSVRCVTVLDRTKEAGAPGEPLYEDVCSTLSNVSTAPMIIAGRYGLSSKDVTPAQMIAVFDNMDSVQPKNHFTIGIKDDVTYHSLELGPNIVTESEGTVACKFWGLGSDGTVGANKNSIKIIGDNTDQYVQAYFEYDTKKSGSVTRSHLRFGRLPIRSTYLVTQADFVACHVQAYISKYNVSGELKDGATFLLNCAWKPEDLERHLPASVKRDLARKHINFYIIDATRIAMEIGMGNRTNSVLQSAFFKLSGILPFEDAVKYMKEAIKNTYGAKGDKVLRMNYEAVDRGGASVIRIEVPAEWANAEDKATEERVDPLLPDYIRRVLIPVNSLRGDDIPVSVFVDAADGTVPLGTSKYEKRGTAVMVPEWNPERCIQCNMCSFVCPHAAIRPFLLNESEAMNAPENFETVNARGLKNAQGLKFRIQLSALDCVGCGSCAEVCPAKEKALVMKLLETQLSQQKNWDYALTLSPKVNPMDKFTVKGSQFEQPLLEFSGACAGCGETPYMKAMTQLFGDRMYIANATGCTQAWGAACPCVPYTKNNRGHGPAFSNSLFENNAEFSLGMCLAVQQQREHLLMTVEKLLGGKTGDPELIRALQEWKDHYREGEGSRAYSDAVETAAKIAYARGEDSLELRDLLNNTEHLVKKSMWMYGGDGWAYDIGFGGLDHVLANGPDVNVLVVDTEVYSNTGGQSSKATPVAAVAQFASSGKKTGKKDLGLMAMSYGNVYVAQVAMGADPAHFIKVLKEAESYDGPSLIIAYAPCINHGIVKGMSYAMPESKLAVQSGYWHLYRYDPRRAAKGENPFVLDSKKPTIPLRDFLMGEVRYAALGRTFPEEAARLLAMAEVQADAKYRRYAAMAESGKISVTA, encoded by the coding sequence ATGGCAAAGCAGATCATGACGATTGACGGCAACGAAGCGGCAGCGCACGTGTCTTATGCCTTTACCGAAGTGGCGACGATTTATCCAATCACGCCTTCTTCACCGATGGCGGAACATGTGGACGAATGGTCAGCGCGCGGTCGGAAAAACTTGTTCGGTCAGCGTGTCCATTTGATGGAGATGCAGGCCGAGTTCGGCGCGGCGGCTGCCATGCATGGGGCGCTGGAATCGGGCGCGCTTGCCACGTCCTATACGGCGTCGCAGGGGTTGATGCTGATGATTCCGCCGATGTATCGCATTGCCGGTCAGTTGATGCCGGGCGTGCTGCATGTCAGCGCACGGACGGTCGGCACTCACGCATTTTCGATTTTCGGCGATCATTCCGACGTCATGGCCGTACGGCAGACGGGCTTTGCCATGCTGTCTTCGGGCAGCGTGCAGGAAGTGGCCGACCTGGCGGCTGTGCCGCATCTCGCGGCGATTGCCGGCAGCGTGCCTTCCGTGCATTTTTTCGACGGCTTCCGTACTTCTCATGAAATTCAGAAAATCGAGATGCTGTCATACGACGATTTTGGTGAGATGCTGGATAAAGAAGCGCTTCTGGCTTTCCGCAAGAGATCTCTTAACAGCGACCGGCCGGTGCAGCGCAGCACCGTCCAGAATCCCGACGTGCTTTTCCAGGCGCGGGAAGCCTGCAATCGTTACTACCTGCGCATGCCTTACATTGTGCAGTCTTACATGAATCGCATCAACGCCCTGACGGGCCGCAGTTACCACCTTTTCGACTATTATGGCGATCCTCGCGCGGAGCGGGTCGTTATCGCGATGGGGTCAGTTTCGGGATGCCTTCAGGAAGTTGTTGACGAGCTGCGCTCACATGGCCAGAAAGTGGGTTTCCTGCAAGTCCATCTTTATCGGCCCTTTTCTGCGGAGCATTTCCTTACCGCTCTGCCGGGAAGCGTGCGCTGCGTGACCGTGCTCGATCGTACCAAAGAGGCCGGCGCACCGGGCGAGCCTCTGTACGAAGACGTTTGCTCGACGCTCTCCAATGTTTCCACGGCGCCGATGATCATCGCCGGGCGCTACGGGCTGTCTTCCAAAGATGTCACTCCGGCGCAGATGATTGCCGTGTTTGACAATATGGATTCGGTCCAGCCCAAGAATCATTTCACGATCGGCATCAAGGACGACGTGACCTATCATTCGCTGGAACTCGGCCCCAATATCGTTACCGAGAGCGAAGGCACCGTGGCCTGCAAGTTTTGGGGACTTGGTTCCGATGGGACCGTGGGAGCCAACAAGAACTCCATCAAGATTATTGGCGACAACACCGACCAATACGTTCAAGCTTATTTTGAATACGACACGAAGAAATCCGGAAGCGTGACGAGATCGCATCTTCGCTTCGGACGGCTGCCGATCCGCTCCACTTATCTGGTCACACAGGCCGATTTCGTTGCCTGTCATGTGCAAGCCTACATCAGCAAGTACAATGTCTCGGGCGAACTGAAAGACGGCGCTACCTTCCTGCTCAACTGCGCCTGGAAACCGGAAGATCTGGAGCGGCATCTTCCCGCTTCCGTCAAACGGGATCTGGCTCGTAAGCATATCAACTTCTACATTATCGACGCCACCCGCATCGCCATGGAAATCGGCATGGGAAACCGCACAAATTCCGTGCTACAGTCGGCGTTTTTCAAGCTGTCAGGCATCCTGCCCTTCGAGGATGCCGTGAAGTACATGAAAGAGGCGATCAAGAATACTTACGGCGCGAAGGGCGACAAGGTTCTTCGCATGAACTACGAAGCTGTCGACCGTGGCGGCGCCAGCGTAATCCGCATTGAAGTGCCTGCGGAATGGGCAAACGCCGAAGATAAGGCAACGGAAGAACGTGTTGATCCTTTGCTTCCCGATTATATCCGCAGAGTGCTGATTCCTGTCAACAGTCTGAGGGGCGACGACATTCCCGTCAGCGTTTTTGTCGACGCGGCCGACGGCACGGTGCCGCTGGGAACCTCCAAGTATGAAAAACGCGGCACGGCGGTGATGGTGCCGGAGTGGAATCCGGAGCGCTGCATTCAATGCAACATGTGTTCTTTTGTTTGCCCGCATGCGGCCATCCGACCTTTCCTGCTGAACGAATCAGAGGCGATGAATGCGCCGGAAAACTTTGAAACGGTTAATGCTCGCGGTCTGAAAAACGCTCAAGGCCTGAAGTTCCGCATCCAGCTCAGCGCTCTTGATTGCGTCGGTTGCGGCAGCTGCGCCGAAGTCTGTCCGGCCAAGGAGAAAGCACTCGTGATGAAGTTGCTTGAGACCCAGCTGTCTCAGCAGAAAAACTGGGATTATGCGCTGACACTCTCGCCGAAAGTGAATCCGATGGACAAATTCACCGTCAAAGGCAGCCAGTTCGAGCAACCGTTGCTTGAATTTTCGGGGGCCTGTGCGGGGTGCGGCGAGACCCCCTACATGAAAGCCATGACGCAGCTTTTCGGCGACCGCATGTACATCGCCAATGCCACAGGCTGCACTCAGGCCTGGGGCGCGGCCTGTCCCTGTGTGCCGTATACGAAGAACAACCGCGGCCATGGGCCGGCGTTCTCCAATTCGCTGTTCGAAAATAACGCCGAATTCAGCCTTGGCATGTGCCTGGCCGTCCAGCAGCAGCGCGAGCACCTGCTGATGACTGTCGAAAAGCTGCTCGGCGGTAAGACCGGCGATCCCGAACTGATTCGGGCACTGCAGGAATGGAAAGATCATTACCGCGAGGGCGAAGGCAGCAGGGCGTACAGCGACGCGGTGGAGACGGCAGCCAAAATCGCGTACGCTCGCGGCGAGGACAGTCTGGAGTTGCGTGACCTGCTGAACAACACCGAGCACCTTGTCAAAAAGTCCATGTGGATGTACGGAGGCGACGGCTGGGCCTATGATATCGGCTTTGGCGGTCTCGACCATGTGCTCGCGAATGGCCCTGACGTAAACGTTCTGGTCGTGGATACGGAAGTCTATTCTAATACGGGAGGCCAGTCTTCAAAAGCCACCCCAGTGGCGGCTGTCGCGCAGTTTGCCAGCTCCGGCAAGAAGACCGGCAAAAAAGATCTGGGGCTGATGGCTATGAGTTATGGCAACGTCTACGTCGCTCAAGTCGCCATGGGAGCCGATCCCGCTCATTTCATCAAAGTTCTGAAAGAGGCGGAGTCATATGACGGACCATCGCTGATCATTGCCTATGCGCCCTGCATTAACCACGGCATCGTCAAGGGAATGAGCTATGCGATGCCCGAGAGCAAGTTGGCCGTGCAATCCGGCTATTGGCATCTGTACCGCTACGATCCGCGCCGTGCCGCGAAGGGGGAGAATCCTTTCGTCCTGGACTCCAAAAAGCCCACGATTCCGCTACGCGATTTCCTCATGGGCGAAGTTCGCTACGCGGCGCTTGGCCGAACGTTCCCCGAGGAAGCCGCTCGCCTTCTGGCAATGGCGGAAGTTCAGGCAGACGCGAAGTATCGACGTTATGCGGCGATGGCCGAGTCAGGAAAGATTTCCGTTACCGCCTGA